The Synechococcus sp. MU1643 genome contains a region encoding:
- a CDS encoding chlorophyll a/b-binding protein — translation MSRPAFRYEEPERFGESLTTARPWNRSALTDVERLNGRVAMLGFAAAVVFEKTTGLGIAGQLGAVLHWYLQLG, via the coding sequence ATGAGTCGGCCTGCTTTTCGCTACGAAGAACCGGAACGCTTCGGCGAGTCGCTCACCACGGCACGTCCTTGGAACCGGTCAGCTCTGACCGATGTGGAGCGTCTCAATGGCCGGGTAGCCATGCTCGGTTTCGCGGCTGCCGTGGTGTTTGAAAAGACCACAGGCTTGGGAATTGCGGGTCAGCTTGGTGCAGTTCTGCACTGGTACCTGCAGTTGGGTTGA
- a CDS encoding methyltransferase domain-containing protein gives MTVVPVLKDSQRFKLDATDDAIFYSEPRFVHHLDAGFRARLTALYRERIPPCAQVLDLMSSWVSHLPEDISYDKVIGHGLNGDELSANPRLDRHWVQNLNRDQTLPVEDASIDATLIVAGWQYLQQPELIAAELLRITRPRGQVIVAFSNRMFFTKAPQVWTDGDNGDHLRYVAEVLMAQGWPQPEIVAEDTRAEGVMGLFGGKGDPFFAVMTEKPLQ, from the coding sequence ATGACGGTTGTTCCTGTTCTCAAGGACTCCCAACGCTTCAAGTTGGATGCCACCGATGACGCGATCTTTTACAGCGAGCCTCGTTTCGTTCACCACCTGGATGCGGGTTTTCGGGCTCGGCTGACCGCTCTATACCGCGAGCGCATTCCGCCCTGTGCCCAGGTGCTTGATCTGATGAGCAGTTGGGTCAGCCACCTGCCGGAAGACATCAGTTACGACAAGGTGATTGGCCATGGTCTCAATGGAGATGAGCTGAGCGCCAACCCCCGATTGGATCGGCATTGGGTTCAGAACCTCAACCGCGACCAAACCCTCCCGGTTGAGGACGCTTCGATCGATGCCACCCTGATCGTGGCCGGTTGGCAGTACCTGCAACAGCCCGAGCTGATCGCTGCTGAGCTGTTGCGGATCACCCGTCCCCGGGGCCAGGTGATCGTGGCGTTTTCGAATCGAATGTTCTTCACCAAGGCTCCGCAGGTCTGGACCGATGGTGATAACGGCGATCACCTCCGCTATGTCGCTGAGGTGTTGATGGCCCAGGGCTGGCCCCAGCCAGAGATAGTTGCTGAAGACACCCGCGCCGAAGGTGTGATGGGATTGTTCGGTGGCAAGGGAGATCCTTTCTTTGCCGTTATGACGGAGAAACCTCTCCAGTAA
- a CDS encoding DUF3104 domain-containing protein, with protein MSVDHASAVAAPKSDPVFLHVKAGMTVIVSDTEGAWRMADVLWVDGGARNPKVPTLFQVADVDTGVINWVNADLVTHIVPKV; from the coding sequence ATGTCGGTTGATCATGCAAGCGCTGTTGCAGCGCCCAAGTCAGACCCCGTCTTTCTGCACGTCAAAGCCGGAATGACTGTGATCGTCAGTGACACAGAAGGTGCCTGGCGGATGGCTGATGTCCTCTGGGTCGATGGCGGTGCCAGGAACCCAAAGGTTCCAACGTTGTTCCAGGTGGCTGATGTCGATACCGGCGTCATCAACTGGGTGAACGCTGACCTGGTAACGCACATCGTTCCAAAGGTCTAA
- a CDS encoding triacylglycerol lipase: MKKLDPKTVSLDQPVVILGGFLITKEAYRPLSDWIHQATGAAVRIVPASKLDWLATSWGFGWCRLLDRVDTAVRELQTQSPTGRVTLIGHSSGGVMLRPYLADTSFLGRRFNGAARCNRLITLGSPHQALRATPMRARVDREFPGCPEADRVDYVAVAGRLDPLGANASSFSRRSSARSYRQIMDDPDLEGDGLVPISSALLRDARWIELADTAHGGLFGQSWYGSTDRIVRWWSLLGD, translated from the coding sequence CTGAAGAAACTAGATCCTAAAACGGTTTCGCTGGATCAGCCCGTAGTGATCCTCGGTGGCTTTCTTATCACGAAAGAGGCCTATCGCCCGCTCTCTGATTGGATTCATCAAGCCACTGGTGCTGCAGTGCGCATCGTGCCTGCGTCCAAATTGGATTGGCTGGCCACCAGCTGGGGCTTCGGTTGGTGTCGCCTGCTTGATCGCGTTGATACCGCTGTGCGCGAGCTTCAAACCCAGTCGCCCACCGGGCGAGTCACTTTGATTGGTCACAGTTCCGGTGGGGTGATGTTGCGTCCCTATCTGGCCGATACGAGCTTTCTGGGACGTCGATTCAACGGTGCAGCCCGATGCAATCGCCTGATCACTCTCGGCAGTCCCCATCAGGCTCTGCGTGCCACACCGATGCGGGCTCGCGTGGATCGTGAGTTTCCGGGTTGCCCTGAAGCCGATCGGGTGGATTACGTCGCGGTTGCGGGTCGGCTGGATCCTCTGGGAGCGAATGCGTCAAGCTTCTCGAGGCGCAGCTCTGCCCGCAGCTATCGCCAGATCATGGACGACCCGGATCTGGAGGGGGATGGCCTGGTGCCAATTTCATCAGCCCTGTTGCGGGATGCCCGTTGGATTGAGCTTGCCGATACGGCCCACGGCGGATTGTTCGGCCAAAGCTGGTACGGCTCCACCGATCGCATCGTGCGCTGGTGGTCGCTTTTGGGTGACTGA
- a CDS encoding molecular chaperone DnaJ, producing MACFGDQLVQESKGFGGEASSAKRKASKKRKPGTSNHRRDQCPMGRDPGLEAIQARQCLGLPLTGRLTVAQVKRAHKLLAVQHHPDKGGEPDVMTRFNTARDVLLEPEMEMLAA from the coding sequence GTGGCCTGCTTCGGCGATCAGCTCGTGCAGGAATCGAAAGGGTTTGGGGGTGAGGCCAGCTCGGCCAAACGTAAAGCCAGCAAAAAGCGCAAGCCAGGCACTTCAAACCATCGCCGCGATCAATGTCCGATGGGGCGCGATCCTGGCCTTGAGGCGATTCAGGCCAGGCAGTGCCTTGGCTTGCCGCTGACCGGGCGGTTGACCGTTGCCCAGGTGAAGCGGGCCCACAAACTTCTGGCTGTTCAACATCATCCGGACAAAGGAGGAGAACCTGACGTAATGACGCGGTTCAACACAGCCCGCGATGTGCTGCTTGAGCCTGAGATGGAGATGCTTGCTGCCTGA
- a CDS encoding adenylosuccinate lyase translates to MTAPVAGLFWTPYADWIYTVVSLSGLMLITLLVLGRSSRS, encoded by the coding sequence ATGACAGCCCCCGTTGCGGGACTGTTCTGGACGCCATACGCCGATTGGATTTACACCGTGGTGAGCCTCAGTGGTCTGATGCTGATCACCTTGTTGGTGCTGGGTCGCAGCAGCCGTAGCTGA